Proteins encoded in a region of the bacterium genome:
- a CDS encoding biotin/lipoyl-binding protein — MNQFKYTINGNTYDVSIDRFEGDQAEVVVNGTTYKVEIEREVRQTKVVRKKVVTGGGPQPARMKPAGGLGDVKSPLPGIIKDVQVKEGDEVKQGQCVAILEAMKMENEVYASTAGKITKIHVAAGQSVLEGDVLVSIGA, encoded by the coding sequence ATGAATCAATTCAAGTACACCATCAATGGTAACACGTACGATGTTTCGATCGATCGCTTTGAAGGCGACCAGGCGGAAGTCGTCGTGAATGGGACGACCTACAAGGTCGAGATCGAGCGGGAAGTGCGACAGACGAAGGTCGTTCGCAAGAAGGTTGTCACCGGCGGTGGCCCGCAGCCCGCACGTATGAAGCCGGCGGGCGGTTTGGGCGACGTGAAGTCGCCGCTGCCGGGTATCATCAAGGATGTTCAGGTTAAGGAAGGCGACGAGGTGAAGCAGGGCCAGTGCGTTGCGATCCTCGAAGCCATGAAGATGGAGAACGAAGTCTATGCCTCCACGGCCGGCAAGATCACGAAGATCCACGTGGCGGCAGGACAATCCGTCCTCGAAGGCGATGTACTCGTCTCGATCGGAGCCTGA
- the purN gene encoding phosphoribosylglycinamide formyltransferase, protein MATRVAVLASGTGSNFVALVEAQRAGRMDPAQIVVMVCNRPGAAVIERARGLGVEALVLPDEDYDSREAFEAELIEALRDRGVDMIVLAGFMRILSPKFLEAFPRIINVHPALLPAFPGKDGIGDALAYGVHVTGVTVHYVDAGIDTGPIIMQEAVEITPGEIRETLAPRIHAVEHRLLPRAVQLEAGGRLRVKGRRVVLFDPEETL, encoded by the coding sequence ATGGCTACTCGAGTAGCGGTACTGGCTTCCGGAACCGGATCGAACTTCGTGGCGCTGGTGGAAGCGCAGCGCGCGGGCCGGATGGATCCGGCGCAGATTGTGGTTATGGTCTGTAATCGTCCCGGCGCGGCAGTGATCGAGCGCGCCCGCGGGCTGGGGGTAGAGGCGCTGGTCCTTCCCGACGAAGACTACGATTCTCGCGAGGCGTTTGAGGCGGAGTTGATCGAGGCTCTTCGGGATCGAGGCGTCGATATGATCGTGCTTGCGGGATTTATGCGGATTCTCTCGCCGAAGTTTCTTGAGGCCTTTCCCCGCATCATCAATGTGCACCCTGCGCTGCTGCCAGCCTTCCCCGGCAAGGATGGGATCGGCGACGCCCTGGCGTATGGCGTGCACGTGACCGGTGTGACGGTACACTACGTCGACGCAGGAATCGATACGGGGCCGATCATCATGCAGGAAGCGGTGGAAATAACACCGGGCGAGATTCGCGAGACCCTGGCTCCGCGAATTCATGCAGTTGAGCACCGGTTGCTGCCGCGTGCCGTGCAATTGGAGGCTGGCGGACGTTTGCGTGTGAAGGGACGTCGCGTTGTTCTCTTTGATCCGGAGGAGACTCTGTGA
- the purD gene encoding phosphoribosylamine--glycine ligase yields the protein MNVLVLGGGGREHALVWKLKQSPRVARIFCAPGNAGIAQDAECVSVPLSPPFIELIDFCRESHIDLVVVGPEAPLVVGVVDALKDAGIAAFGASREAAQLEGSKAFTREITQAAGVPTHEWAAFEDADAACAYYRAKDEPWWIKADGLAAGKGAVLPESIEAGCELLADWLSGGAIGEAGRRVVIEEPLTGREMSVIAIVSGETVRCLAPSQDHKRLLDHGAGPNTGGMGAFAPVPGVAREDVQAIERDFFAPTLKELARRGIEFQGVLYGGIMMTPAGPRLLEYNVRFGDPEAQVILPMLENDLVDVIEAAVEGRLDEVDLRVRPGAAVVVVGAAEGYPATPRKGDAISGLEDAAKILGEKGKVFHAGTRAEDGRILTNGGRVLGVTALGDDLADARARAYEALGAVSWEGLQFRTDIGG from the coding sequence GTGAACGTTCTTGTCCTGGGTGGGGGAGGGCGCGAACATGCGCTCGTTTGGAAGTTGAAGCAGAGTCCGCGTGTTGCGCGTATCTTCTGTGCACCGGGCAATGCCGGCATTGCACAGGATGCCGAATGCGTCTCCGTCCCCCTTTCTCCGCCTTTCATTGAACTGATCGATTTCTGCCGTGAAAGCCACATTGATCTCGTGGTTGTTGGGCCGGAGGCGCCGTTGGTCGTGGGAGTGGTGGACGCGCTGAAAGACGCTGGGATTGCGGCCTTTGGCGCTTCGCGCGAAGCCGCACAGTTGGAAGGCTCGAAGGCATTCACGCGCGAGATCACCCAGGCCGCCGGCGTGCCGACGCACGAATGGGCAGCGTTCGAGGACGCCGATGCGGCCTGTGCATACTACCGCGCCAAGGACGAGCCATGGTGGATCAAGGCAGATGGCCTGGCTGCCGGGAAGGGAGCTGTTCTTCCAGAGAGCATCGAGGCCGGATGTGAATTGCTCGCGGATTGGTTGAGCGGGGGCGCCATTGGCGAAGCCGGCCGTCGCGTTGTGATCGAGGAGCCATTGACTGGCCGAGAAATGTCGGTGATCGCCATCGTATCCGGCGAGACGGTGCGTTGCCTGGCGCCGAGTCAGGATCATAAGCGTCTGCTCGACCACGGCGCGGGACCGAATACCGGCGGCATGGGTGCGTTCGCTCCGGTGCCGGGAGTAGCGCGCGAAGACGTGCAGGCGATCGAGCGGGATTTCTTTGCGCCGACACTGAAGGAGCTGGCGCGCCGTGGCATCGAATTTCAGGGCGTGCTCTATGGCGGCATTATGATGACGCCCGCCGGGCCGCGGCTGCTGGAGTACAACGTGCGCTTCGGCGATCCGGAAGCGCAGGTGATTCTTCCGATGCTGGAAAACGACTTGGTCGATGTGATCGAAGCTGCTGTGGAGGGCCGGTTGGATGAGGTGGATCTGCGCGTGAGGCCAGGTGCCGCCGTAGTCGTCGTGGGCGCCGCGGAGGGTTATCCGGCGACGCCGCGGAAGGGCGATGCGATCTCGGGGCTCGAGGACGCGGCGAAGATCCTCGGCGAGAAGGGGAAAGTCTTCCACGCAGGGACACGCGCGGAGGACGGTCGGATTCTGACGAACGGCGGGCGTGTTCTGGGCGTCACGGCGCTTGGCGATGACCTGGCTGATGCCCGTGCCCGGGCCTACGAGGCACTTGGAGCGGTCTCCTGGGAGGGGCTCCAGTTTCGGACCGATATTGGGGGCTAA
- a CDS encoding NCS2 family permease: MSLDSYFGISSNKTNMRVEVLGGMTTFITMAYIIVVNPAILAGAGFPIPASTVATILAAIFGTLLMGVYARRPIAVAPYMGENAFIAFGMLAIGLNVTVEQRLTVVLLSGVAFLILTLLKLRIWLAESISTSLKHSFAVGIGLFLAFLGLYETGIVQNFVAGNPAAMFLDSSGEMLTNPSVPIKIGDITNGQVLLSIATFFVMIVLIQCKIRGAILIGIVLSAAAGISLGYGNMPTEFVALPFTGEYTVAPIAMKFDFAGVLNMAFLPVLLTLFLMGFLDTLGTLVGLGAAADMLDEKGNFPEIQKPMMVDALSCIFAPLVGTSTSGAYIESATGIRDGARTGIASIVTAGFFAISLFFLPMISSLASLQFAYAPALIVVGIMMVGAIRHIDFDDLTELAPACVTIGMMVFTYNIANGLTAGLVVWPALKLATGRWHEIRPGAWALGAMCLAYYVFGIPH, translated from the coding sequence ATGAGTCTCGATTCCTACTTCGGCATTTCGAGCAACAAGACGAACATGCGCGTCGAGGTGCTGGGCGGCATGACGACGTTCATCACGATGGCGTATATCATCGTGGTGAATCCGGCGATTTTGGCCGGGGCAGGGTTCCCTATTCCGGCCAGCACGGTTGCGACGATCCTGGCGGCGATCTTTGGCACGCTGCTGATGGGTGTCTATGCGCGCCGGCCGATTGCAGTCGCTCCATACATGGGCGAGAATGCCTTCATTGCATTTGGCATGCTGGCGATTGGATTGAATGTTACGGTCGAGCAACGACTCACCGTTGTTTTGCTCTCCGGCGTGGCCTTTTTGATTCTGACATTGCTGAAACTGCGCATTTGGCTGGCGGAATCGATTTCAACCAGTTTGAAGCATTCCTTCGCCGTAGGCATCGGATTGTTTCTGGCATTTCTGGGTTTGTATGAAACGGGGATTGTGCAGAACTTCGTCGCGGGGAATCCCGCCGCAATGTTTCTCGATTCCAGTGGCGAAATGCTGACAAACCCCTCCGTGCCTATCAAGATTGGCGATATTACAAACGGCCAGGTTCTTCTTTCGATCGCGACATTCTTCGTTATGATCGTTTTGATACAATGCAAGATCCGCGGTGCGATTCTGATCGGGATTGTGCTGTCGGCTGCGGCGGGCATATCGCTCGGTTACGGCAACATGCCGACGGAGTTCGTGGCTCTTCCGTTCACTGGCGAATACACGGTTGCCCCGATCGCGATGAAGTTCGATTTTGCCGGCGTGCTGAATATGGCATTTCTGCCCGTTCTGCTGACGTTGTTTCTTATGGGATTTCTGGATACATTGGGCACGCTGGTTGGTTTGGGCGCGGCGGCGGATATGCTGGACGAGAAGGGGAACTTCCCAGAAATTCAGAAACCAATGATGGTGGACGCGCTGTCTTGCATTTTCGCTCCGCTTGTTGGCACCAGCACCAGCGGTGCATACATCGAGAGTGCCACGGGCATTCGCGACGGTGCACGCACGGGCATCGCGAGTATTGTGACAGCGGGTTTCTTTGCGATTTCTCTGTTCTTTCTGCCGATGATTTCGTCGCTTGCGAGTCTACAGTTTGCCTACGCGCCGGCGCTGATAGTCGTAGGCATTATGATGGTGGGGGCGATTCGTCATATCGACTTCGATGATTTGACGGAACTCGCCCCTGCGTGCGTGACGATCGGCATGATGGTGTTTACGTACAATATTGCAAACGGACTGACCGCGGGGCTGGTTGTGTGGCCGGCGTTGAAACTTGCGACTGGTCGGTGGCACGAGATTCGTCCGGGCGCGTGGGCATTGGGCGCGATGTGCCTGGCCTACTATGTCTTTGGAATACCGCACTGA
- a CDS encoding acyl-CoA carboxylase subunit beta, giving the protein MHTVQDKILQLRTLKSEARLGGGEKRIEAQHKKGKYTARERIDMLLDEGSFEEFDIFVKHRCTDFGMDKQRFAGDGVVCGYGTVNNRQVFVFSQDFTVFGGSLSETFAQKICKVMDMAIRVGAPIIGLNDSGGARIQEGVGSLAGYADIFLRNTMASGVVPQISTILGPCAGGAVYSPAITDFTIMNQGSYMFITGPKVVKAVTGEDVDTESLGGATVHAARSGVSHFTTDNEEEAIDLIKVLLSYLPQNNMGEPPLQSTTDPINRKEDDLNAIVPDDPNRPYDMKNVIALIMDDHNFLEIQRQYAPNIITAFGRMNGRSVGIVANQPKYLAGVLDINASRKAARFVRLCDSFNIPILTFEDVPGFLPGTSQEHNGIITHGAKLLYAFAEATVPKITIITRKAYGGAYCVMSSKHLRADVNYAWPQAEVAVMGTKGAVEVLHRKKIDAAEDPTKEEAKLVEEYEDLFMNPYIAAERGYIDDVIEPSNTRFRVIRALEMLVTKRDSNPPRKHGNIPL; this is encoded by the coding sequence ATGCACACCGTTCAAGACAAGATTCTGCAACTCAGGACGCTGAAGTCTGAAGCGCGCCTGGGCGGCGGAGAAAAGCGTATCGAGGCGCAGCACAAGAAGGGCAAGTACACCGCCCGCGAACGCATCGACATGTTGCTGGACGAGGGCAGCTTCGAAGAGTTCGACATCTTCGTAAAACATCGCTGCACGGATTTCGGGATGGACAAGCAGCGCTTCGCCGGCGACGGCGTCGTCTGCGGCTATGGAACCGTAAACAACCGCCAGGTGTTTGTCTTCTCGCAGGACTTCACCGTTTTTGGCGGGTCGTTGTCCGAGACCTTCGCTCAGAAGATCTGCAAGGTCATGGACATGGCGATCCGCGTTGGTGCGCCGATCATTGGCCTGAACGACTCGGGCGGGGCGCGTATTCAGGAGGGCGTCGGATCGTTGGCAGGTTACGCAGACATCTTCCTGCGCAACACGATGGCCTCCGGCGTCGTTCCGCAGATTTCGACAATCCTTGGTCCTTGCGCCGGCGGCGCGGTTTATTCGCCGGCGATTACGGACTTCACGATCATGAACCAGGGCTCCTATATGTTCATCACGGGTCCGAAGGTCGTGAAGGCGGTAACCGGCGAGGATGTGGACACCGAATCGCTCGGCGGCGCGACCGTGCATGCCGCACGCAGCGGCGTGTCGCACTTCACGACGGACAACGAAGAGGAAGCGATCGACCTGATCAAGGTGCTGCTGAGCTACCTGCCCCAGAACAACATGGGCGAGCCACCGCTGCAGTCGACCACCGATCCGATCAATCGCAAGGAAGACGATCTGAATGCGATCGTCCCCGACGATCCGAACCGTCCTTACGATATGAAGAACGTGATCGCGCTGATCATGGACGATCACAACTTCCTGGAGATCCAGCGTCAGTACGCGCCGAACATTATTACCGCGTTTGGTCGCATGAACGGGCGCTCGGTCGGTATCGTCGCGAATCAGCCGAAGTACCTGGCCGGCGTGCTGGACATCAACGCCTCGCGCAAGGCGGCGCGCTTTGTTCGCCTGTGCGACTCGTTCAATATTCCGATCCTGACGTTCGAGGATGTTCCGGGGTTCCTGCCCGGCACATCGCAGGAACACAACGGCATCATCACGCACGGCGCGAAGTTGCTGTATGCCTTCGCCGAAGCGACGGTTCCGAAGATCACGATCATCACGCGCAAGGCCTACGGCGGAGCGTACTGCGTTATGAGCTCGAAGCATCTGCGCGCGGACGTCAATTATGCTTGGCCGCAGGCGGAAGTCGCCGTGATGGGGACGAAGGGCGCCGTCGAGGTTCTTCACCGCAAGAAGATCGACGCGGCAGAGGATCCGACGAAGGAAGAAGCGAAACTGGTCGAAGAGTACGAGGATCTGTTCATGAACCCGTACATCGCGGCCGAGCGCGGCTACATCGACGACGTGATCGAGCCGAGCAACACGCGCTTCCGAGTCATTCGCGCTCTCGAGATGCTGGTGACCAAGCGCGATTCCAACCCGCCGCGTAAGCACGGCAATATCCCGTTGTAA
- a CDS encoding OadG family protein, with protein sequence MRFFRRWMTLPVLLLASVSFAQEAADVVEEAHNPGAFLDSIIFGIEIAVVGMVAVFLGLVAVFFVMSWLKKLSEPKRKKRTAGEAVAEEEQPEISAEVAHAIALALFMDLRTFEEEAAHEITIRKITRPYSPWWHSGKMRLVNDQVQIFRKW encoded by the coding sequence ATGAGGTTCTTTCGTCGCTGGATGACATTGCCGGTCCTGCTGCTTGCTTCGGTGAGTTTCGCCCAGGAAGCGGCCGACGTTGTCGAGGAAGCGCACAATCCGGGAGCGTTCTTGGATTCCATCATCTTCGGAATCGAGATTGCCGTTGTCGGTATGGTGGCGGTGTTCCTGGGACTGGTGGCGGTGTTCTTCGTGATGTCATGGCTGAAGAAGCTATCCGAACCGAAGCGCAAGAAGCGCACGGCGGGCGAAGCGGTCGCGGAAGAGGAGCAGCCGGAAATCTCCGCCGAAGTGGCACACGCGATCGCGCTGGCACTGTTCATGGACCTGCGCACCTTCGAAGAAGAAGCTGCCCACGAGATTACCATCCGCAAGATCACCCGCCCGTACTCGCCCTGGTGGCACTCGGGCAAAATGCGCCTCGTGAACGATCAAGTTCAGATTTTCAGGAAGTGGTGA
- a CDS encoding ADP-ribosylglycohydrolase family protein gives MAHEQTQLRRALAGCLLGAAVGDSVCLPREGMSARRSVRLFGHEPHQCLLPRTGLLSDDTEHLCMTAQALAGGGISDVEKFARRLAWKLRWWMAALPPGTGKATALACIRLWLGFGATRAGMWSAGNGPMMRAPVLGLAFANEPEAMRAFAVASTCMTHRDPKALDAALAIAVATRVSFQQAGEPFDWRAAFDEVAACYSEDDPDARWWLPIVRAAVEEEWDAERFLEEMKTPEGPSGYVHQTAPAVLYTWLRHPRDFRGAMHTIVALGGDADTTGAVAGAIIGAAVGKEGIPAEWLRGMRDWPRSVAWIERVAGRLATAIEDGKFVEEPLFWPAIPVRNLAMLIVVLAHGLYRLRPW, from the coding sequence ATGGCCCACGAGCAAACACAACTGCGACGTGCACTCGCCGGCTGCCTCCTCGGTGCGGCGGTGGGGGATTCGGTATGTCTGCCGCGGGAGGGGATGTCGGCGCGGCGGTCGGTGCGGCTGTTTGGGCACGAGCCGCATCAGTGTCTGCTGCCGCGCACGGGATTGCTGAGCGACGACACGGAGCACCTTTGCATGACGGCGCAAGCCTTGGCCGGTGGCGGAATTAGTGACGTGGAGAAGTTCGCGCGACGCCTCGCGTGGAAGTTGCGCTGGTGGATGGCGGCTTTGCCACCCGGCACGGGAAAGGCCACGGCGCTGGCGTGTATTCGATTGTGGCTTGGCTTTGGGGCAACTCGCGCGGGCATGTGGTCGGCGGGAAATGGTCCAATGATGCGTGCGCCGGTTCTCGGGCTCGCGTTTGCGAACGAACCGGAGGCGATGCGCGCGTTCGCCGTAGCGTCCACGTGCATGACGCATCGCGATCCGAAAGCGCTCGATGCGGCACTGGCCATTGCCGTCGCAACGCGAGTTTCCTTCCAACAAGCAGGCGAGCCGTTCGACTGGAGGGCGGCTTTCGATGAGGTCGCCGCGTGCTACTCGGAAGACGATCCCGATGCGAGATGGTGGCTGCCAATTGTGCGAGCGGCCGTCGAGGAGGAGTGGGATGCGGAGCGGTTTCTGGAAGAGATGAAAACGCCAGAGGGCCCGAGCGGATACGTTCATCAAACGGCGCCGGCGGTGCTGTACACCTGGCTGCGTCATCCGCGCGACTTCCGCGGGGCCATGCACACGATCGTTGCCCTGGGAGGAGACGCCGACACGACAGGCGCTGTCGCCGGTGCGATCATCGGAGCGGCGGTTGGCAAGGAAGGCATTCCGGCGGAATGGTTGCGCGGCATGCGCGATTGGCCGCGATCAGTGGCTTGGATCGAGCGCGTCGCGGGGCGATTGGCGACGGCGATCGAGGATGGCAAGTTCGTCGAGGAACCTCTCTTCTGGCCGGCGATTCCCGTGCGCAACCTGGCGATGCTGATTGTCGTGTTGGCCCATGGGTTGTATAGACTGCGGCCGTGGTGA
- a CDS encoding PDZ domain-containing protein, which translates to MHAIQNFLHDQLFQVLSPAFMAWVLTYMVHSTLLIVVAFLATRWLKPRWSPLADTMWKVALVGGLVTATIQVTAGIQPFGGHYDLISQKSEPAPAATWVAENNPGPAPQTIALTTTAELEPESLFTDDEKAQANLEVTQSLLPMPLVEPPGGQDMRLVQMPSPVTSYRVVPDRRGMDDDKGATILGSLSDGGPFGGGGFPAILLGLWALGAVFGIVRLFVMRMRFEDQLANRREIVGGPLPKMLEDLRRQADHKRPIRLTMSPALSSPIALGSDEICLPEKALRVLGRDEQRCMLAHELSHLVRRDPSWLRFCCVLERVVFFQPLNRFARRRMQAIAEFLCDDFAAHHTGQSLTMARCLAEIASWVSPAPGRPLPVAGMAEKGSPLVQRVERLLDQKAPIPRIASPQYRFALAGGLLAAMVIAAPGITIGTDDSSDSTDKEGQVIIKMSKADGSNGQVWVSATADGEPVSSSTNLWTTSDGKTVEMTGKTIVFTGDDGKVQVLSGDSGEWTTEGGTTIELAEGGQTFVTDDGRTIKVQTTAEASGVQDIDLVLPQFQRPLRLGIVYEQSGEALSAQLGVHPRNSFIITKVYDDFPAAKGGIQKYDIVTKINGEEASASNLSNALKKADVGDTVQFDLLREGRPMKLTITIEEPRVPPQSDAMTWTMTTGDSPMVFFSDDGKASEQWAKRFEKAMKSFEMNLPQIEEHRIRDLAEGKAEYAEAMAKELRSRLEEASERNDAEMKELAKQMAIEMQARKWSMDEETADRIEEIAERMAELGEKYSEHTLQSLQPLEDHPEFEDSLVDMEDALVGFEDRMNEMEERLHEMTEKLEQQQMELEEQLELMSEELEAKVEKARVAYAASLSADLEKALVGKAGFKSLADEVEIIALDVAEDVDFEQISINDRKGKRRVEIAADWNDVADLLRDRVQEAFDDYDIELTNADQKKVQESLTKIAIKHSKFETEIED; encoded by the coding sequence ATGCATGCCATCCAGAACTTCCTTCACGACCAGCTCTTCCAGGTCCTCTCCCCCGCCTTCATGGCCTGGGTACTGACCTACATGGTGCACAGCACCCTGCTGATCGTGGTCGCATTCCTGGCAACGCGCTGGCTGAAGCCGCGCTGGAGCCCGCTGGCCGATACCATGTGGAAAGTGGCCCTCGTCGGCGGTCTCGTCACCGCGACGATCCAGGTCACAGCCGGCATCCAGCCCTTCGGCGGGCATTACGATTTGATCTCCCAGAAGTCTGAGCCGGCCCCGGCCGCCACCTGGGTGGCGGAGAACAACCCAGGGCCGGCTCCTCAAACCATTGCGCTGACGACCACCGCCGAGCTGGAGCCCGAGTCGCTCTTCACAGACGACGAAAAGGCCCAGGCGAACCTGGAAGTCACGCAGTCCCTGCTGCCGATGCCGCTGGTCGAGCCGCCAGGCGGCCAGGACATGCGCCTGGTTCAGATGCCGTCCCCGGTCACCAGCTATCGCGTGGTCCCCGACCGCCGCGGCATGGATGACGACAAGGGCGCCACGATCCTCGGCAGCCTGTCCGACGGCGGCCCATTCGGCGGGGGCGGATTCCCCGCGATTCTCCTGGGATTGTGGGCCCTCGGGGCAGTCTTTGGGATCGTCCGCCTGTTCGTCATGCGGATGAGGTTTGAGGATCAACTGGCGAATCGCCGCGAGATCGTCGGCGGTCCGTTGCCGAAGATGCTCGAAGACCTTCGCCGGCAGGCCGACCACAAGCGCCCGATCCGCCTGACGATGTCGCCGGCACTGAGCAGCCCGATCGCCCTTGGCTCGGACGAGATCTGTCTGCCGGAGAAGGCTCTTCGGGTTCTTGGCCGCGACGAGCAACGCTGCATGCTCGCCCACGAGCTCTCACACCTCGTCCGCCGCGACCCGTCGTGGCTCCGATTCTGCTGCGTGCTCGAACGCGTCGTCTTCTTCCAGCCGCTAAATCGCTTCGCCCGCCGCCGCATGCAGGCCATCGCCGAGTTCCTGTGCGACGACTTCGCCGCGCATCACACCGGCCAAAGCCTGACCATGGCGCGTTGCCTGGCGGAGATCGCCTCCTGGGTCAGCCCGGCGCCGGGGCGTCCGCTGCCCGTGGCCGGGATGGCCGAGAAAGGCTCGCCCCTCGTCCAGCGTGTCGAACGCCTGCTCGACCAGAAGGCCCCCATCCCGCGCATCGCATCGCCACAGTACCGCTTCGCGCTGGCCGGCGGACTGCTCGCCGCCATGGTGATCGCCGCTCCCGGAATCACGATCGGTACCGACGATTCCTCCGACAGCACTGACAAGGAAGGGCAAGTCATCATCAAAATGTCGAAGGCGGATGGCTCGAATGGACAAGTCTGGGTCAGCGCAACCGCCGACGGCGAACCGGTTTCCAGCAGCACCAACCTGTGGACGACCAGCGATGGCAAGACTGTTGAGATGACCGGGAAGACGATCGTTTTCACCGGCGACGACGGCAAAGTCCAGGTCCTCAGTGGGGACAGCGGGGAGTGGACGACTGAGGGGGGCACGACGATCGAATTGGCCGAGGGCGGACAAACCTTCGTGACCGACGACGGACGCACGATCAAAGTCCAGACCACGGCCGAAGCGTCGGGCGTCCAGGACATTGACCTGGTCCTCCCGCAGTTTCAAAGGCCACTACGCCTGGGCATCGTCTACGAGCAGAGCGGCGAGGCCTTGTCCGCGCAGTTGGGCGTCCATCCGCGGAACTCGTTTATCATCACCAAGGTGTACGACGATTTCCCAGCCGCAAAGGGCGGCATCCAGAAGTACGACATCGTCACCAAGATCAACGGCGAAGAAGCCTCCGCCTCAAACCTGAGCAACGCCCTCAAGAAGGCAGATGTGGGCGATACCGTTCAGTTCGATCTCCTGCGCGAAGGACGCCCGATGAAGTTGACGATCACAATCGAGGAGCCCCGCGTTCCTCCTCAGTCCGATGCGATGACGTGGACCATGACGACCGGCGACAGCCCGATGGTCTTCTTCTCCGACGATGGCAAGGCCTCCGAGCAGTGGGCGAAGCGCTTCGAAAAGGCGATGAAGTCCTTTGAGATGAACCTGCCTCAGATCGAAGAACATCGAATTCGCGATCTGGCCGAAGGCAAAGCCGAGTACGCCGAGGCCATGGCAAAGGAACTCCGCTCTCGCCTTGAAGAGGCATCGGAGCGCAATGATGCCGAAATGAAAGAGCTGGCCAAGCAGATGGCCATCGAAATGCAGGCCCGCAAGTGGTCCATGGATGAAGAGACTGCCGACCGCATCGAGGAAATCGCTGAACGCATGGCCGAATTGGGAGAGAAGTACTCGGAACACACGCTCCAGTCGCTCCAGCCCCTCGAAGATCACCCGGAGTTCGAAGACTCACTCGTCGATATGGAAGATGCACTGGTGGGCTTTGAGGACCGGATGAACGAGATGGAGGAACGCCTCCACGAGATGACCGAGAAGCTCGAACAGCAGCAGATGGAACTCGAAGAGCAACTCGAACTGATGAGCGAGGAACTCGAAGCCAAGGTCGAGAAGGCCCGCGTTGCCTACGCGGCTTCCCTGTCCGCGGATCTCGAGAAGGCGCTCGTCGGAAAAGCCGGATTCAAGTCTCTGGCCGACGAAGTGGAAATCATCGCGCTGGATGTAGCCGAGGACGTCGATTTCGAGCAGATCTCGATCAATGACCGCAAAGGCAAGCGTCGTGTCGAGATCGCGGCCGACTGGAACGATGTTGCAGATTTGCTCCGCGACCGCGTCCAGGAAGCATTCGACGACTACGACATCGAACTGACCAATGCCGATCAGAAGAAGGTCCAGGAATCCCTGACCAAAATCGCCATCAAGCACTCGAAGTTCGAAACCGAAATAGAAGACTGA
- a CDS encoding BlaI/MecI/CopY family transcriptional regulator gives MNSLHQLSDLQLAILRVLWARGEATVNQVQEDLAAERSLALTTVATVLTRIDKKGLVSHRTEGRQYVYRAEVSEAEVRGSVLSDLTEQLFSGDVTALVSHLLSEQEITPGDLAQVKALIERKEADSREGGQ, from the coding sequence ATGAACTCCCTGCACCAACTCAGTGATCTACAGCTCGCGATCCTTCGCGTGCTCTGGGCGCGGGGGGAGGCAACCGTCAACCAGGTCCAGGAGGATCTGGCTGCGGAACGCTCGCTCGCCTTGACCACCGTCGCCACCGTGCTGACCCGGATCGACAAGAAGGGTCTCGTCTCGCACCGCACCGAAGGACGTCAGTACGTCTACCGGGCAGAAGTCAGCGAGGCCGAGGTCCGCGGGTCGGTCCTCTCGGATCTCACCGAGCAGCTCTTCAGCGGCGACGTCACGGCGCTCGTCAGCCACCTTCTCTCCGAACAGGAAATCACACCCGGCGACCTCGCCCAGGTCAAAGCTCTCATCGAACGCAAAGAAGCCGACTCCCGCGAAGGAGGGCAGTAA